In Aspergillus flavus chromosome 3, complete sequence, one genomic interval encodes:
- a CDS encoding actin-related protein Arp2/3 complex, subunit Arp3 (actin-related protein 2/3 complex subunit ARP3) has protein sequence MASQTPAVVMDNGTGYSKLGFAGNDSPSFVFPTAIATKSGAGSAKPPVANKPGFLSAGGGAGSHLSSKRGTEDLDFFIGDEALAAANGPGYGINYPIRHGQIENWDHMERFWSNSIFKYLRVEPEDHYFLLTEPPLNPPENRENTAEIMFESFNCAGLYIAVQAVLALAASWTSSKVTDRSLTGTVIDSGDGVTHVIPVAEGYVIGSSIKSIPIAGRDITYFVQSLLRDRGEPDSSLKTAEKVKEEYCYVCPDIVKEFARYDREPDRLLKHTVTSPNGRSVNIDVGYERFLAPEIFFNPEIYSSDFLTPLPNVVDGVIQSSPIDVRRGLYKNIVLSGGSTLYKDFGRRLQRDIRHLVDARIRASEARSGGARSGGLDVAVVTHKRQRHGPWFGGSLLGQTPEFRSYCHTKAEYDEIGPSIVRRFALLGGPGSS, from the exons ATGGCGTCCCAAACTCCAGCCGTTGTCATGGACAA CGGTACTGGATACTCTAAATTAG GTTTCGCCGGTAACGACTCGCCTTCATTTGTCTTCCCTACCGCAATTGCTACCAAATCTGGTGCTGGAAGCGCCAAGCCTCCTGTTGCGAACAAACCCGGTTTCTTGTCTGCAGGTGGTGGGGCAGGCTCACATTTGTCTTCGAAGCGTGGTACAGAAGACCTGGATTTCTTCATCGGCGATGAAGCTTTAGCCGCTGCCAATGGTCCCGGATATGGAATCAACTACCCCATCCGACATGGTCAGATTGAGAATTGGGATCACATGGAACGGTTCTGGTCGAACTCGATCTTCAAGTACCTGCGCGTCGAGCCGGAGGACCACTACTTCTTACTCACTGAACCT CCCCTGAACCCTCCCGAGAACCGTGAGAACACTGCGGAGATCATGTTCGAGTCGTTCAACTGCGCTGGTCTTTACATTGCGGTTCAAGCCGTGCTTGCGCTCGCTGCCTCGTGGACTTCTTCTAAAGTGACCGATCGATCCCTCACAGGAACCGTTATTGACTCGGGTGATGGTGTCACCCATGTTATTCCCGTCGCGGAAGGCTACGTCATCGGATCCTCTATTAAAAGCATACCCATTGCCGGTCGAGACATCACGTACTTCGTACAAAGTTTGCTTCGTGACCGAGGCGAGCCCGATAGCAGCTTGAAGACTGCCGAAAAggtcaaggaagaatatTGTTACGTGTGTCCGGACATTGTCAAGGAATTTGCCCGCTATGATCGCGAGCCGGATCGACTTCTCAAGCATACTGTCACCTCGCCCAACGGCCGGTCCGTGAACATCGATGTCGGATATGAGCGGTTCCTTGCTCCcgagatcttcttcaaccctGAAATCTACTCTTCCGACTTTTTGACTCCCCTGCCGAACGTCGTCGACGGTGTCATCCAGTCCTCTCCTATCGATGTCCGGAGAGGCCTTTATAAGAACATTGTCTTGTCCGGAGGATCTACGCTGTACAAGGACTTTGGTCGGCGTTTGCAGCGTGATATCAGGCACCTGGTCGATGCTCGCATTCGCGCGTCCGAAGCTCGCAGTGGTGGCGCCAGGAGTGGTGGTTTGGATGTGGCTGTTGTGACGCACAAGAGGCAAAGACATGGCCCATGGTTCGGAGGTAGCTTGTTGGGTCAGACCCCGGAGTTCCGCAGCTACTGCCACACCAAGGCAGAGTACGATGAGATAGGCCCCAGCATTGTCCGGAGGTTCGCCCTTCTCGGAGGTCCGGGCAGCTCGTAA